The following proteins are encoded in a genomic region of Microtus ochrogaster isolate Prairie Vole_2 chromosome 5, MicOch1.0, whole genome shotgun sequence:
- the Tmprss5 gene encoding transmembrane protease serine 5 isoform X1 has product MEVRYTEEGPGLGIFRTELGDRRQPISQSQRWCCLQRGCAVLGALGLLAGAGVGSWLLVLYLWPVASPPISGTLQEEEMNLSCPGVSREEELLSSLPKTVSFRIMGEDLLLEVQIRARPDWLLVCHEGWNPALGMRICQSLGHLRLAQHKAVNLSDIKLTRSREFAQLSARPGGLLQEAWQPSASCPSGRIVSLKCSECGARPLASRIVGGQAVASGRWPWQASVMLGSRHTCGASVLAPHWVVTAAHCMYSFRLSRLSSWRVHAGLVSHSAVRQQQGAMVDKIIPHPLYSAQNHDYDVALLQLRTPLNFSDTVGAVCLPAKEQQFPRGSQCWVSGWGHTDPSHTYSSDTLQDTVVPLLSTHLCNSSCVYSGALTHRMLCAGYLDGRADACQGDSGGPLVCPSGDVWHLVGVVSWGRGCAEPNHPGVYAKVAEFLDWIHDTVQVR; this is encoded by the exons ATGGAGGTTCGGTACACAGAAGAGGGTCCTGGACTTGGGATCTTCAGAACAGAGTTGGGAGACCGGCGGCAACCCA TCTCCCAGTCCCAGCGCTGGTGCTGCCTGCAGCGTGGCTGTGCAGTTCTGGGAGCCCTGGGGCTGCTGGCTGGAGCAGGGGTCGGCTCATGGCTCCTAG TACTGTATCTATGGCCAGTTGCCTCTCCCCCCATCTCCGGGACCTTGCAGGAGGAGGAGATGAATCTGAGCTGTCCAGGAGTCAGCAGAGAGGAAGAGCTTCTCTCATCGCTTCCCAAAACAG TATCTTTCAGAATCATGGGCGAGGATCTCCTGCTTGAAGTACAAATAAGGGCTCGGCCAGACTGGCTCCTGGTCTGCCATGAGGGCTGGAACCCTGCCCTGGGGATGCGCATTTGCCAGAGTCTTGGGCACCTCAG GCTCGCTCAGCACAAGGCGGTGAATTTGTCTGACATCAAGCTCACCAGATCCCGGGAGTTCGCTCAGCTGTCTGCTAGACCAGGAGGTCTCCTCCAGGAGGCATGGCAGCCCAG CGCTAGCTGTCCTTCTGGCCGAATTGTTTCTCTCAAATGTTCTG AGTGTGGGGCAAGACCTCTGGCTTCTCGAATAGTTGGCGGTCAGGCGGTGGCTTCTGGGCGCTGGCCATGGCAAGCGAGTGTGATGCTTGGCTCCCGGCACACATGCGGGGCCTCTGTGCTGGCACCCCACTGGGTAgtgactgctgcccactgcatGTACAG TTTCAGGCTGTCCCGCCTGTCCAGCTGGCGGGTGCATGCAGGCTTGGTCAGCCACAGTGCCGTCCGACAACAGCAAGGAGCAATGGTGGACAAGATCATTCCCCACCCTCTGTACAGCGCCCAGAACCATGACTATGATGTGGCTCTCCTGCAGCTCCGGACTCCGCTCAACTTCTCAG ACACTGTGGGCGCTGTGTGCTTGCCGGCCAAGGAGCAGCAGTTTCCAAGAGGGTCACAGTGCTGGGTGTCTGGCTGGGGCCACACCGACCCCAGCCATA CTTATAGCTCAGACACGCTACAGGACACAGTGGTACCTCTGCTCAGTACCCACCTCTGCAACAGCTCATGCGTGTACAGCGGGGCACTCACACACCGCATGCTGTGTGCTGGCTACCTGGACGGAAGGGCAGACGCATGCCAG GGGGACAGCGGGGGACCCCTTGTGTGTCCCAGTGGTGACGTGTGGCACCTTGTAGGGGTGGTCAGCTGGGGTCGTGGCTGTGCAGAGCCTAATCACCCAGGTGTCTATGCCAAGGTAGCAGAGTTCCTGGACTGGATCCATGACACCGTGCAG GTCCGCTAG
- the Tmprss5 gene encoding transmembrane protease serine 5 isoform X2, protein MAPSTVSMASCLSPHLRDLAGGGDESELSRSQQRGRASLIASQNRIMGEDLLLEVQIRARPDWLLVCHEGWNPALGMRICQSLGHLRLAQHKAVNLSDIKLTRSREFAQLSARPGGLLQEAWQPSASCPSGRIVSLKCSECGARPLASRIVGGQAVASGRWPWQASVMLGSRHTCGASVLAPHWVVTAAHCMYSFRLSRLSSWRVHAGLVSHSAVRQQQGAMVDKIIPHPLYSAQNHDYDVALLQLRTPLNFSDTVGAVCLPAKEQQFPRGSQCWVSGWGHTDPSHTYSSDTLQDTVVPLLSTHLCNSSCVYSGALTHRMLCAGYLDGRADACQGDSGGPLVCPSGDVWHLVGVVSWGRGCAEPNHPGVYAKVAEFLDWIHDTVQVR, encoded by the exons ATGGCTCCTAG TACTGTATCTATGGCCAGTTGCCTCTCCCCCCATCTCCGGGACCTTGCAGGAGGAGGAGATGAATCTGAGCTGTCCAGGAGTCAGCAGAGAGGAAGAGCTTCTCTCATCGCTTCCCAAAACAG AATCATGGGCGAGGATCTCCTGCTTGAAGTACAAATAAGGGCTCGGCCAGACTGGCTCCTGGTCTGCCATGAGGGCTGGAACCCTGCCCTGGGGATGCGCATTTGCCAGAGTCTTGGGCACCTCAG GCTCGCTCAGCACAAGGCGGTGAATTTGTCTGACATCAAGCTCACCAGATCCCGGGAGTTCGCTCAGCTGTCTGCTAGACCAGGAGGTCTCCTCCAGGAGGCATGGCAGCCCAG CGCTAGCTGTCCTTCTGGCCGAATTGTTTCTCTCAAATGTTCTG AGTGTGGGGCAAGACCTCTGGCTTCTCGAATAGTTGGCGGTCAGGCGGTGGCTTCTGGGCGCTGGCCATGGCAAGCGAGTGTGATGCTTGGCTCCCGGCACACATGCGGGGCCTCTGTGCTGGCACCCCACTGGGTAgtgactgctgcccactgcatGTACAG TTTCAGGCTGTCCCGCCTGTCCAGCTGGCGGGTGCATGCAGGCTTGGTCAGCCACAGTGCCGTCCGACAACAGCAAGGAGCAATGGTGGACAAGATCATTCCCCACCCTCTGTACAGCGCCCAGAACCATGACTATGATGTGGCTCTCCTGCAGCTCCGGACTCCGCTCAACTTCTCAG ACACTGTGGGCGCTGTGTGCTTGCCGGCCAAGGAGCAGCAGTTTCCAAGAGGGTCACAGTGCTGGGTGTCTGGCTGGGGCCACACCGACCCCAGCCATA CTTATAGCTCAGACACGCTACAGGACACAGTGGTACCTCTGCTCAGTACCCACCTCTGCAACAGCTCATGCGTGTACAGCGGGGCACTCACACACCGCATGCTGTGTGCTGGCTACCTGGACGGAAGGGCAGACGCATGCCAG GGGGACAGCGGGGGACCCCTTGTGTGTCCCAGTGGTGACGTGTGGCACCTTGTAGGGGTGGTCAGCTGGGGTCGTGGCTGTGCAGAGCCTAATCACCCAGGTGTCTATGCCAAGGTAGCAGAGTTCCTGGACTGGATCCATGACACCGTGCAG GTCCGCTAG